One genomic region from Clostridiales bacterium encodes:
- a CDS encoding 4Fe-4S binding protein: protein MFYLDFLKANCKNCYKCLRACPVKAIDARDGQAKIIESRCILCGHCTKVCPQNAKSVHSDVQAIEQLLQKKKIIASVAPAFVSSFGMTDFAPFRAALKSLGFFDAFETSEGAAAVTAEYKKLLESGKYDNFITSACPAVNRAIELYHHDALKYLAPVVSPMVAHAKILKTRYPDAEIVFVGPCIAKKREAKESGVLIGALTFEELAGLLAKHNIEIEKPKAPSKPAAKKSASADKEVAATAATASADAPAMRAKFYPISRGIIKSFDSFPDDYEYIAMDGVNRLDQAIEDLLGVHHVFLEINACDGACVNGPCSIKHEGGIVEANVSVRNYTNSAPIDTVPQYTDISATYKPRKAGDRVPTEDEIKDILKRTGKTEPRHELNCGACGYSTCREKAWAVVNGYAEVEMCVPYMREKAESMGNVIIENSPNGIIVCNGELKITEINRTAQALIGMANPEYIFDCFDPSAVFKAADSGLAAHVDKQKLDKTGKFVDINIVPLAKEKSLLVVLTDITDRVNYEAELDKVKQGTLKVTTAVIDKQMRVAQEIASLLGETTAETKVALLKLKDAMIGDKDN from the coding sequence ATGTTTTATCTTGACTTTCTTAAAGCCAATTGCAAGAACTGCTATAAATGCCTGCGCGCTTGTCCCGTCAAGGCGATAGATGCGCGCGACGGACAAGCGAAGATAATCGAGAGCCGTTGCATACTCTGCGGGCATTGCACCAAGGTCTGTCCGCAGAACGCCAAGAGCGTGCATAGCGACGTGCAGGCGATAGAACAGCTTTTGCAAAAGAAAAAGATCATCGCGTCCGTTGCGCCTGCGTTCGTGTCGTCGTTCGGCATGACCGACTTCGCGCCCTTCCGTGCGGCGTTAAAGTCGCTCGGGTTCTTCGACGCGTTCGAAACGTCGGAGGGTGCGGCGGCTGTGACCGCCGAGTATAAAAAACTGCTCGAAAGCGGCAAGTACGATAACTTTATAACTTCGGCGTGCCCCGCGGTAAACCGCGCTATCGAGCTTTACCACCACGACGCGTTGAAGTATCTCGCGCCCGTCGTTTCGCCGATGGTCGCGCACGCCAAAATACTTAAAACGCGGTATCCCGACGCCGAGATAGTATTCGTCGGTCCGTGCATTGCCAAAAAGCGCGAAGCCAAGGAAAGCGGTGTGCTTATCGGCGCGCTCACGTTCGAGGAGCTTGCGGGGCTGCTCGCCAAGCATAATATCGAGATAGAAAAGCCGAAGGCGCCGTCTAAGCCCGCGGCTAAAAAATCGGCTTCCGCCGATAAAGAAGTAGCGGCAACGGCGGCGACCGCAAGCGCGGACGCGCCCGCTATGCGCGCCAAGTTCTATCCCATATCGCGCGGCATAATCAAGTCGTTCGACAGCTTCCCCGATGATTACGAATATATCGCAATGGACGGTGTTAATAGGCTCGATCAGGCGATAGAGGACTTGTTGGGCGTTCATCACGTATTCCTTGAAATCAACGCTTGCGACGGCGCGTGCGTAAACGGTCCGTGCTCGATCAAGCACGAGGGCGGCATTGTTGAAGCGAACGTATCGGTGCGCAACTACACCAACAGCGCGCCTATCGATACCGTGCCCCAATACACCGATATTTCGGCGACCTACAAGCCGCGCAAGGCGGGCGACCGCGTTCCCACCGAGGACGAGATAAAAGATATCTTAAAGCGCACGGGCAAGACCGAACCGCGCCACGAGCTCAACTGCGGCGCGTGCGGATATTCGACCTGCCGCGAAAAGGCATGGGCGGTAGTCAATGGCTACGCCGAGGTCGAGATGTGCGTGCCGTATATGCGCGAGAAAGCCGAGAGCATGGGCAACGTCATAATCGAGAACAGCCCCAATGGTATTATCGTTTGCAACGGCGAGCTCAAAATTACCGAGATCAACCGCACGGCGCAAGCGCTTATCGGCATGGCAAATCCCGAGTACATATTCGACTGCTTCGACCCGTCGGCGGTGTTCAAGGCGGCGGACAGCGGTTTAGCCGCGCACGTCGACAAGCAAAAGCTCGATAAAACGGGCAAGTTCGTCGATATAAATATCGTGCCGCTCGCCAAAGAAAAATCGCTTTTGGTCGTTCTTACCGATATAACCGACCGCGTAAACTACGAAGCGGAGCTCGACAAGGTCAAGCAGGGCACGCTCAAAGTTACGACGGCGGTCATAGATAAGCAAATGCGCGTAGCGCAGGAGATAGCGTCGCTGCTCGGCGAAACCACTGCCGAGACCAAGGTCGCGCTTCTCAAACTCAAAGACGCCATGATAGGGGACAAAGACAATTGA
- a CDS encoding 4Fe-4S binding protein — protein MQTRLFDTAVQQLKYEVIKELIRAYDNGLNNEIFHDIPIKIMPGPQASLRCCVYKERAILQERLKIAMGGDKTNPNVVEVIDIACDECPVDGIFVTPACRGCISHRCVEACPKGAISIVDKHSVVDKEKCIECGKCAEACPYNAIILQKRPCVNSCKANAIKVNADKKAEIDNNKCVGCGACVYQCPFGAIQDKSYILDLLEILKNSEFNTKYKVYAIIAPSIVAQFNYARIEQVITGMASLGFFQVVETALGADLTLDEEANELKEHGVLTTSCCPSFVQYVKKNFPDLAKHISSTPSPMVMAGKLLKAFEPDCKVVFVGPCTSKKFEFKQDEASKYIDCVISFEELQAFLDARNIDVSELPDTALDNASYYGRIFARSGGIVEGVTDLAKERGFEAKPIAMSGLEECKKQLLLLKLGKSPFNFFEGMACEGGCVNGALCLHHGKKSLTDVNKYGAEAKEKKVDNSVKLYKLAKGEK, from the coding sequence ATGCAAACCAGACTTTTCGATACCGCTGTACAACAGCTTAAATACGAAGTAATAAAGGAACTCATTCGCGCCTACGACAACGGGCTCAACAATGAGATCTTTCACGATATCCCGATAAAGATTATGCCGGGACCGCAGGCGAGCCTTAGGTGCTGCGTGTACAAGGAACGCGCCATACTCCAAGAACGGCTCAAAATCGCAATGGGCGGGGATAAGACAAACCCCAACGTTGTAGAGGTCATAGATATAGCGTGCGACGAGTGTCCCGTCGACGGCATATTCGTAACGCCCGCTTGCCGCGGCTGTATTTCGCACAGGTGCGTGGAAGCCTGTCCCAAGGGCGCAATATCGATCGTGGATAAGCATTCGGTCGTGGATAAGGAAAAATGTATCGAGTGCGGCAAGTGCGCCGAGGCGTGCCCGTACAACGCGATAATTCTCCAAAAACGCCCGTGCGTAAACAGCTGTAAGGCGAACGCCATAAAGGTCAACGCCGACAAGAAAGCGGAGATAGACAATAATAAATGCGTGGGCTGCGGTGCGTGCGTGTACCAATGCCCGTTCGGCGCGATACAGGATAAATCGTACATACTAGACTTACTCGAAATACTCAAAAACTCCGAGTTTAACACCAAGTACAAGGTGTACGCCATTATCGCGCCGTCGATAGTCGCGCAGTTCAATTACGCGCGTATCGAGCAGGTGATAACGGGTATGGCGTCGCTCGGGTTCTTCCAGGTCGTTGAGACCGCGCTCGGCGCCGACCTTACGCTCGACGAGGAAGCGAACGAGCTCAAAGAACACGGCGTGCTCACGACCTCGTGCTGTCCGAGCTTTGTGCAGTACGTCAAAAAGAACTTCCCCGACCTCGCCAAGCATATATCGAGTACTCCGTCGCCCATGGTAATGGCGGGCAAGCTGCTTAAAGCGTTCGAGCCCGACTGCAAGGTGGTTTTCGTTGGACCGTGCACATCCAAGAAGTTCGAGTTCAAGCAGGACGAAGCGAGCAAGTATATAGACTGCGTTATCTCGTTCGAGGAGCTTCAAGCCTTCCTCGACGCGCGTAATATCGACGTGTCCGAGCTTCCCGATACTGCGCTCGACAATGCGTCGTACTACGGCAGAATATTCGCGCGCTCGGGCGGTATCGTAGAGGGCGTTACCGACCTTGCGAAAGAGCGCGGGTTCGAGGCAAAGCCGATCGCCATGAGCGGGCTGGAAGAATGCAAGAAACAGCTGTTATTGTTAAAGCTGGGAAAAAGCCCGTTCAACTTTTTCGAGGGCATGGCGTGCGAAGGCGGGTGCGTAAACGGCGCGCTGTGCTTGCACCACGGCAAAAAGAGCCTTACCGACGTCAATAAATACGGCGCGGAAGCCAAAGAGAAAAAGGTCGATAACAGCGTCAAGCTGTATAAACTCGCAAAAGGCGAGAAGTAA
- a CDS encoding (2Fe-2S) ferredoxin domain-containing protein: protein MILSVCVGSSCHLKGSYDVIEAFKTLIEKYKVADKIELRACFCLNRCSSGVAVKAGDNYILDVNPTNTEEKFVNEIIPLLG, encoded by the coding sequence ATGATACTTAGCGTATGCGTCGGTAGCTCGTGCCATTTAAAGGGCTCGTACGACGTGATAGAAGCGTTCAAAACGCTAATCGAGAAATACAAGGTTGCTGACAAGATCGAGCTTCGCGCCTGTTTCTGCCTTAATAGGTGCTCTTCGGGCGTTGCGGTAAAGGCGGGCGATAACTACATACTCGACGTCAACCCCACCAACACGGAAGAGAAGTTCGTTAACGAAATCATTCCGCTTTTGGGGTAG
- a CDS encoding M23 family metallopeptidase, with amino-acid sequence MKTYQSKTKESRKNFFKRHKYAIAITISSLVIIAAIVLTVVFTLPQKQPIVDTPTPDDPTPPITDVGTEPSMYAPMSGATLGLDYADDRLVKWDTLELWKWHPAMDFVGEGDVVAVLDGTVTDIEKTALDGNVVTITHDNGYVSIYKSLAADMPIKVGDTVKAGDKIGSTSTSMMSELNTGAHLHFELKKDGKYVNPASVLPISEDK; translated from the coding sequence ATGAAAACCTATCAATCCAAAACAAAAGAAAGCAGGAAGAATTTTTTCAAGCGGCACAAGTACGCCATAGCGATAACGATTTCTTCGCTCGTAATAATTGCCGCAATCGTTTTGACGGTAGTCTTCACACTGCCGCAAAAACAACCGATCGTCGACACCCCGACGCCCGACGATCCCACGCCGCCTATCACTGACGTAGGCACCGAGCCGTCCATGTATGCGCCTATGAGCGGAGCTACGCTCGGGCTCGACTATGCCGACGACAGACTCGTTAAGTGGGATACGCTCGAACTGTGGAAATGGCATCCCGCAATGGACTTCGTGGGCGAGGGCGATGTAGTTGCCGTACTCGACGGTACTGTTACCGACATCGAAAAGACGGCGCTCGACGGCAACGTCGTGACGATAACGCATGATAACGGCTACGTGTCCATTTACAAGTCGCTTGCCGCCGATATGCCTATCAAGGTGGGCGATACCGTTAAAGCGGGCGACAAGATCGGCAGCACGTCTACGAGCATGATGTCTGAGCTCAATACGGGCGCGCACCTGCACTTCGAGCTCAAAAAGGACGGCAAGTACGTCAATCCGGCGTCCGTGCTCCCCATATCCGAAGATAAATAA
- a CDS encoding aminoglycoside phosphotransferase family protein has protein sequence MSMNEIAKRPNKVVYRDGECCYKVFAADYNKADILNEALNQARVEATGLFIPKVHEVKKLDDGRLAIVMDYVEGKSLAALIAENPAKRSEYIARLIDIQLSMHKLTAPDLNKQRDKFARKFEQSGLDATTRYELHARLDGMPKHNKLCHGDFNPSNVIITADDRACIIDWSHATIGNASADTARTYLLFKLAGDDKTAEDYMTAFCKKSDTARQYVEAWLPIVAASQMAKGKPEEKEMLSKWADVCQYD, from the coding sequence ATGAGTATGAACGAAATTGCAAAAAGACCGAATAAGGTCGTTTACCGCGACGGCGAATGCTGCTACAAGGTTTTCGCGGCGGACTATAATAAAGCCGATATTTTGAACGAGGCGCTCAATCAGGCGCGCGTAGAAGCCACGGGCTTGTTCATTCCCAAGGTCCACGAGGTGAAGAAACTCGACGACGGCAGGCTCGCTATCGTCATGGACTACGTAGAGGGCAAGTCGCTCGCGGCGCTCATTGCCGAGAATCCCGCTAAGCGCAGCGAGTATATCGCGCGGCTTATCGATATTCAGTTGTCCATGCACAAGCTTACCGCGCCCGACCTTAACAAGCAGCGCGACAAGTTCGCTCGTAAGTTCGAGCAGTCTGGGCTTGACGCCACGACGCGCTACGAGCTCCACGCTCGGCTCGACGGTATGCCCAAGCACAACAAGCTTTGTCACGGCGACTTTAACCCGTCCAACGTTATAATCACGGCGGACGACCGCGCTTGCATTATCGATTGGTCGCACGCGACTATCGGTAACGCTTCGGCGGACACCGCGCGCACGTACCTTTTGTTCAAGCTCGCGGGCGACGACAAGACCGCCGAGGACTACATGACGGCGTTCTGCAAAAAGTCCGACACCGCGCGCCAGTACGTCGAAGCGTGGCTGCCTATCGTAGCCGCTTCGCAAATGGCTAAGGGCAAGCCCGAAGAAAAGGAAATGCTTAGCAAATGGGCTGACGTTTGCCAATATGACTAA
- the adhE gene encoding bifunctional acetaldehyde-CoA/alcohol dehydrogenase, with protein MDELIVQDEQSLKELIKRVRAAQTEYASYTQEQVDKIFLAAATAADKARLDLAEMAVKETGMGIVEDKVIKNHYAAEYIYNAYRDTKTCDVIETDEAYGVQVLAEPVGIVAAIVPTTNPTSTAIFKALLALKTRNGLIFSPHPRAKNCTIAAAKVVLDAAVAAGAPKGIIGWIDVPSVPLSAAVMSDCDLILATGGPGMVRAAYSSGKPAVGVGAGNTPVIVDSSADIKLAASSILHSKSFDNGMICASEQSVIVMPDVYDEFRKELDYRGAYFLNAEEIDKVRKTILINGSVNAKIVGQSAATIAKLCGFEVPETARILVGEVESVELEEPFAHEKLSPVLAMYKAKDFNDALKKAEKLVADGGYGHTSVIYANEHTEGAKIQAFADLMKTCRILVNTPAAQGGIGDIYNFKLRPSLTLGCGSWGGNSVSENVSVKHLLNYKTVAIRRENMLWFRAPEKVYFKKGCMPVALQELKDMGKKRVFIVTDEFLFKSGFSKQVSDVLNEMGIVNTTFSDVQPDPTLASAKKGAEAMRSFEPDTVVALGGGSALDAGKIMWVLYEHPEVDFADMAMRFMDIRKRVYRFPEMGKKAYFVAIATTAGTGSEVTPFAVITDEKTGLKYPIADYELLPKMAICDPGLMMSIPKGLTANSGYDAMVHALEAIASVMSSDFADGMAKEAIKLIFEYLPIAYNDGKNEKARAEMAYAATMAGMAFANAFLGICHSMAHKLGSYHHLPHGMANALLLPDVMRFNAAEAPNKMGTFPQYDHPTCLHRYAEIAEMVGIKGKTDEEKLNKLIDKLVELRRAVGLPDTIKAAGVPEDKFLESLDEMSRAAFDDQCTGANPRYPLIAEVKQIYLDAYYGTKKAK; from the coding sequence ATGGACGAACTAATTGTACAGGACGAACAATCCTTGAAAGAGCTGATCAAGCGTGTGCGCGCCGCTCAAACCGAGTACGCTTCCTACACGCAGGAGCAGGTAGACAAGATTTTCCTTGCGGCGGCGACGGCTGCCGACAAGGCGCGGCTCGACCTTGCCGAAATGGCCGTTAAAGAGACGGGCATGGGCATAGTCGAGGATAAGGTTATCAAAAACCACTATGCCGCCGAGTATATCTACAACGCCTATCGCGATACCAAGACTTGCGACGTTATAGAAACAGACGAGGCGTACGGCGTACAGGTTCTTGCCGAGCCCGTCGGTATCGTAGCGGCTATCGTTCCTACGACCAATCCCACCTCTACCGCTATATTCAAGGCGTTACTTGCGCTCAAAACGCGTAACGGTCTTATATTCTCGCCGCACCCGCGTGCAAAGAACTGCACGATCGCGGCGGCTAAGGTTGTGCTCGACGCGGCGGTCGCTGCGGGCGCGCCCAAGGGCATTATCGGCTGGATAGACGTTCCCAGCGTTCCGCTCTCGGCGGCGGTCATGAGCGACTGCGACCTCATTCTCGCAACGGGCGGTCCCGGCATGGTGCGCGCGGCGTACTCGTCGGGCAAACCCGCAGTCGGCGTCGGCGCGGGCAACACTCCCGTTATCGTCGACAGTTCGGCGGACATCAAGCTCGCGGCGTCCAGCATACTCCACAGTAAATCGTTCGACAACGGCATGATCTGCGCGTCAGAGCAGTCGGTCATCGTCATGCCCGACGTTTACGACGAGTTCCGCAAAGAACTCGATTACCGCGGCGCGTACTTCCTCAATGCCGAGGAGATCGACAAGGTCCGCAAAACCATACTTATTAACGGTTCGGTCAACGCCAAGATAGTCGGGCAGAGCGCTGCTACTATCGCCAAGCTCTGCGGCTTCGAGGTTCCCGAGACCGCGCGCATACTCGTAGGCGAGGTCGAATCGGTCGAGCTCGAAGAACCGTTCGCGCACGAAAAGCTTTCGCCCGTGCTTGCAATGTACAAAGCAAAAGACTTTAACGACGCGCTCAAAAAAGCCGAAAAGCTCGTCGCCGACGGCGGCTACGGTCACACCTCGGTCATTTACGCCAACGAGCACACCGAGGGCGCGAAGATCCAGGCTTTTGCGGATCTCATGAAAACCTGCCGTATACTCGTCAACACGCCCGCGGCGCAAGGCGGTATCGGCGACATCTATAACTTCAAGCTTCGTCCGTCGCTCACGCTCGGTTGCGGGTCGTGGGGCGGCAACTCGGTATCCGAAAACGTTTCGGTCAAGCACCTACTCAACTATAAAACGGTAGCAATAAGGAGAGAGAATATGCTGTGGTTCCGCGCGCCCGAAAAGGTGTACTTCAAAAAGGGTTGTATGCCCGTTGCGCTTCAAGAGCTGAAAGACATGGGCAAAAAGCGCGTGTTCATAGTTACCGACGAATTCCTGTTCAAGAGCGGGTTCTCTAAGCAGGTGAGCGACGTGCTCAACGAAATGGGTATCGTCAACACCACGTTCTCAGACGTTCAGCCCGATCCTACGCTTGCTTCGGCTAAGAAGGGCGCGGAAGCCATGCGCTCGTTCGAGCCCGATACGGTCGTCGCGCTCGGCGGCGGCAGCGCGCTCGACGCAGGCAAGATCATGTGGGTGCTGTACGAGCATCCCGAAGTCGACTTCGCCGACATGGCTATGCGGTTCATGGATATAAGAAAGCGCGTTTACCGCTTCCCCGAAATGGGCAAGAAAGCGTACTTCGTCGCTATCGCCACCACCGCAGGCACGGGCTCCGAGGTAACGCCGTTCGCCGTTATCACCGACGAAAAGACCGGACTTAAATACCCGATCGCCGACTACGAGCTTCTGCCCAAGATGGCTATTTGCGATCCCGGGCTTATGATGAGTATTCCCAAGGGACTTACCGCCAACTCCGGCTACGACGCTATGGTCCACGCGCTCGAAGCGATCGCTTCGGTCATGTCCAGCGACTTCGCCGACGGCATGGCTAAGGAAGCTATCAAGCTTATTTTCGAATATCTGCCTATCGCGTACAACGACGGCAAGAACGAGAAAGCCCGCGCCGAAATGGCGTATGCCGCTACCATGGCGGGTATGGCGTTTGCTAACGCGTTCCTCGGTATCTGCCACTCCATGGCGCACAAGCTCGGCTCGTATCACCACCTGCCGCACGGCATGGCGAACGCGTTGCTCCTTCCCGACGTAATGCGGTTCAACGCCGCCGAAGCGCCCAACAAGATGGGTACCTTCCCGCAATACGATCATCCCACGTGCTTGCACCGCTATGCGGAGATCGCCGAAATGGTCGGCATAAAAGGCAAGACCGACGAAGAAAAGCTCAATAAGCTTATCGATAAGCTCGTCGAGCTTCGCCGCGCAGTAGGGCTTCCCGACACGATCAAGGCGGCGGGCGTACCCGAGGATAAGTTCCTCGAATCGCTCGATGAAATGAGCCGCGCCGCGTTCGACGATCAGTGCACGGGCGCCAACCCGCGCTATCCGTTGATCGCCGAGGTCAAGCAGATCTATCTCGACGCTTACTACGGCACTAAGAAGGCGAAATAA
- a CDS encoding SpoIIE family protein phosphatase translates to MSYFIDSGYTSLNHVGEELCGDRVECAVNGDYLTAVLCDGMGSGVKANILATLSSKILCTMLSAGVPIRDCIETLIASLPVCKERGVAYATFSVCHINREGKGELLEFDNPAAILIRDGEVSDLPRTKAVVCGKNVYTTELDLRAGDAVIMTSDGVEHAGIGMLMNFGWERPQIKDYLKRAVRPDMSARAISATLAAECNELYMDMPGDDTTVLGIKVRNPEPTSVFVGPPMRKEDDAQYVKDFMALAGKKVVCGGTSSQIVARHLGKEVTSSIEFPDRDIPPIGYIDGIDLTTEGVVTVKRVLELSEKYLDNADCKSTVLDKRDGATLLARMLFEGSTEVNFFVGQAQNHAHDGLPIETRMKLKLIDALAENLKKMGKTVNVRYN, encoded by the coding sequence TTGAGTTACTTTATCGACAGCGGCTACACGTCGCTTAACCACGTCGGCGAGGAGCTTTGCGGCGACCGCGTCGAGTGCGCGGTAAACGGTGATTACCTTACCGCCGTTCTTTGCGACGGCATGGGTAGCGGCGTAAAAGCCAATATTTTGGCGACGCTCTCGTCCAAGATCTTATGCACCATGCTGTCGGCGGGTGTGCCTATCCGCGACTGCATAGAAACGCTTATTGCTTCGCTTCCCGTATGTAAGGAGCGTGGCGTGGCGTACGCTACGTTCTCGGTCTGCCACATAAACCGCGAGGGCAAGGGCGAGCTTTTGGAATTCGATAACCCTGCGGCGATACTCATTCGCGACGGCGAGGTCAGCGATCTTCCGCGCACCAAAGCGGTCGTTTGCGGCAAGAACGTTTACACGACCGAGCTCGATCTCCGCGCGGGCGACGCCGTTATCATGACGAGCGACGGCGTGGAGCACGCGGGTATAGGTATGCTCATGAACTTCGGGTGGGAACGCCCGCAGATCAAGGACTACCTAAAACGCGCGGTGCGCCCCGATATGTCGGCGCGCGCCATTTCGGCTACGCTCGCCGCCGAGTGCAACGAGCTGTATATGGATATGCCGGGCGACGACACCACGGTGCTCGGTATCAAGGTGCGAAACCCCGAACCCACGTCGGTGTTCGTCGGGCCGCCTATGCGCAAAGAGGATGACGCGCAGTACGTAAAAGACTTTATGGCGTTAGCCGGTAAAAAGGTCGTTTGCGGCGGTACGAGCTCGCAAATAGTGGCGCGCCACCTCGGCAAAGAAGTCACATCGAGCATAGAGTTCCCCGACCGCGATATCCCGCCGATAGGGTACATAGACGGCATCGACCTCACGACCGAGGGCGTCGTTACGGTCAAGCGCGTTTTGGAGCTGTCCGAGAAATACCTCGACAATGCCGACTGCAAGTCGACAGTGCTCGATAAACGCGACGGCGCCACCCTGCTTGCGAGAATGCTATTCGAGGGCTCGACCGAGGTCAATTTCTTCGTCGGTCAGGCGCAGAACCACGCGCACGACGGACTGCCTATCGAAACGCGCATGAAGCTTAAATTAATCGACGCGCTCGCCGAAAACCTCAAAAAGATGGGGAAGACGGTGAACGTGCGTTATAATTAA
- a CDS encoding flavodoxin family protein: protein MTKITCINGSARNNGSCAYLIDSFIGGFAENDTNIVKYCVGDADLHFCKGCKKCYIDGKCVQNDDAQKIVEDILSSDIVVVAAPSYWADVPAQQKTLFDRTTPYGDTNPNRILTAQKPIKGIAIAVRAGMREQENELILNAIEHYYGHLGIETVNRISITQADKLDDLIDKHPDDIEQVVELARSLSKNNR from the coding sequence ATGACAAAGATAACTTGCATTAACGGCAGCGCACGCAACAACGGAAGCTGTGCGTATTTGATCGACAGCTTCATCGGCGGGTTTGCCGAGAACGATACGAACATAGTTAAATATTGCGTGGGCGACGCCGACTTGCATTTTTGCAAAGGCTGCAAAAAATGTTATATAGACGGTAAATGCGTACAAAACGACGACGCGCAAAAGATTGTCGAGGATATCCTATCTTCCGATATCGTAGTCGTTGCCGCACCCTCTTATTGGGCGGACGTGCCCGCACAGCAAAAAACCTTATTCGACAGAACCACGCCTTACGGCGACACCAATCCGAACAGAATTTTAACGGCACAAAAACCTATCAAAGGAATCGCGATAGCCGTGCGCGCAGGTATGAGAGAGCAAGAAAACGAATTGATACTGAACGCAATAGAGCATTATTATGGGCATTTGGGGATAGAAACAGTAAATCGTATTTCGATAACACAAGCGGACAAATTAGATGATTTGATCGACAAACACCCCGACGATATCGAACAAGTCGTCGAGCTGGCAAGATCACTGTCAAAAAATAACCGGTAA